The sequence TGGGATAATCAAGGATTTCCATATAAGCTCATTGCACCACGAAATTGAACCATCAATGATTTGCTATCTGCCATGGAATACTTGCATTAACATTAAAGTATCGGGCATGGATTTGGAAAATACAATTGCCACAATTGAAAGCGCATGGAAGGAGTTCTCTCCCGATGTGCCTTTCGAATATCATTTTTTGGATGAACGTTTTGAAGAACTTTATCAAGCCGAAACTGAATTCAGTTCATTGATAAAAATATTTACCCTGATCGCAATATTTATTGCTTGCTTAGGTCTTTTTGGTCTAATTTCTTTTTCGGCTTTACAACGGAAAAAAGAAATCGGTATTCGAAAAATTAACGGTGCCAAAATTTCTGAAGTAATGATTATTCTAAATAATAATATAATAAAATGGGTAATGATTGCTTTTGTAATTGCCACACCCATTGCCTACTATGCCATGAATAAATGGCTCGAAAACTTCGCCTATAAAACCACTTTAAGCTGGTGGATATTTGCCCTTGCCGGAGTATTGGCTTTGGGAATTGCGCTGTTAACGGTTAGTTGGCAAAGCTGGAGAGCGGCTACACGAAATCCGGTTGAAGCGTTGAGATACGAATAGATAGAAACTTTGAGTTGCCGGATATAATCCGGGGAAAAACGAATAAAACCAAAACTAAAATGAGACAGTTTTATCATCTTAAAATGGCATTCAGAAACTTGATTCGTGAAATAAGAAATTCGGTTTTTCTCCTACTTTCTCTTTGTGTTGGTCTGGTTACGTTTATTCTTGTTTCGGGCTATGTTTTTTACGAAAAAGGATTCGACCGTGTATTTCCCGATAACAAGCAAATTTACAGGGTAACCACGGATATATTCAGTGGAAATGAATTGAGTATTTCAATTCCGCAATGCGAACGTGGTTTGGCAGCTACTTTAAAAGAAAACTATCCCCAGGTTGTGGCGGCTGGTTATCTTACCGGTACAAACAATCAGCAATATAAAATTGGCGACGAAATTTTCACCAATAATCACATTTATCATGCATCTGCCGGTTTTCTCGATGTGTTTTCTATCGCATTAACACAAGGCAACAAATCTGAGGTTTTAACCCGGTCATATACTGCCGTTATTTCGGAAAGTACTGCCAAAAAGTATTTCGGGAATGCCAATCCTGTCGGGAAAATTTTATTCAAATACCCGGCTTTTGAATATACTATCGAAGGCGTTTTTAATGATATTCCGGCACAGGCACATTTTAGTGCAGAGGTTTTACTTTCGTTTCACGACGACATGCACCTGCCTCCACCGGCAAAGGCCCAATGGGGTGAAACCGGATTTTATACTTACCTGAAACTGGATGAAAATACGGATGTAAAACAGGTTGAAACTGTGATAAACAATATTGTAGCAGAAAATAAAAAGATACAATTCGAAAAAGGTGCTGTAAGTCATTTGTATCATCTCCAGCCGCTAAATGATATTCATCTTCATTCGGAAATGAAAAACGAACTGGAGACAAATTCGCGGGCTCAATATGTCATCCTCATTTTTATAATTGGGATATTGATTCTTTGCGCATCGGGATTTAATTATATCCAGTTTGCTTTTTCGAAGTTGATTAACACAGCCAAAAAGACGGGAATCAAAAAAATTAACGGGGCAACACGTTTCGAGATTTTATGGGGATCGCTTTCCGAATCTCTTATCATCCATTTCTTTGCCGTTTCTGTTTCGATGCTTATTGGGTGGATGCTTATTCCTGTAATGCAAAACCAGTTTGGAATTTTTTTGAAACCGGTGTTTACGAGTAAGCTCTTTTTGGCTTCTTTAGTTATAATACTTTCATTAAGTATATTAATTGGCGGAATAATTCCCGCATTAATGATTAACCGTTTTAACAGTCTTGAACTGCTTAAGTTAAGATACAAACCTGTATCCAAAGGGCTTTCTTTTCGTCAGGTTGTTGTTGTAGCTCAGTTTGTTATAGTTATTGCCATACTGGCTGGAATTGCAGGAGTTAGCAAGCAGGTCAATTTTTTAATGGATAAAGACAAAGGTTTCGATGTTAAAAATACGATGGTGATTAAGGTTCCTCAAAATCTGCGCAAAACCTCACAACGAATTAATAACCTGCAAGCCTTTGAAGAAGAGTTGCTGCGGAATAGTAGTATTTTAGGATTCTCGAGTTCAAATGTGGTGCCGGGAGACTTGTCGGCATACAATTTTAATTTTACCGAGACGCTAACGGGAAAAGGAGGGAAGGCTGCACTTATTGTTGCCGACGACAGCTTTATAAAAAACTATAATATTCCTCTTATAGCCGGAACCAACTTCCGGGGACAAGTGACTTCTGCCCAAAATAATTACTGTATTATCAATCGAGCCGGGGTGCAATATCTTGGTTTCCAAAATCCTGTTGAGGCGATTGGCAGGGAAATAAAAATGGAAGACGAAAGCGGCATGCAAAAGTTTGATGTGTCGGTAATTGGCGTTACAAAGAATGTAGATTTTAGCAATGCAAAAGAAAGTCATAAACCCATAGTCCTTATAAATTGGACCGAAAATATGATATGGGGAAATTACTCTGTAAAAATTGCCAGTGCTGATTTTGCTTCAGTTATACCTTTTATTAAAGAGAAATTCAGTAACACTTTCCCCAATTATCCTTTCGAATATTTAATCGTAGAGGATTATTACAACAGGCAATTTGATAAAGAAATTCAGCTTGTAAGAACATTCCGTTTGTTTATTGTTGTTGCCATTTTTATCAGTGTAATAAACCTGTTTTCAATCGCCTGGCTTATATCATTGGCGCGAGTGAAGGAAATCGGCATTCGAAAAGTAAACGGCGCGAAAGTTTCGGAAATCCTTTCAATGTTGAATAGAGACTTTATAAAATGGGTGTTTATCGCATTTGTAATCGCTACGCCAATTGCATATTACGCCATGCAAAAATGGCTGGAAAACTTTGCATACAGAACCAACTTAAGCTGGTGGATTTTTGCCCTTGCCGGAGTGCTGGCATTGGGAATTGCATTACTGACGGTTAGCTGGCAAAGCTGGCGGGCGGCAACGCGGAATCCGGTTGAGGCACTTCGGTACGAGTGACACATACTTCAACTAAACTGAACTAAAAACAACGACGATGATACGATTCTACCTAAATCAGATTTTAAGAAACTTCAACAAACACAGACGTTTTTTTGCGATCAATATTATTGGATTGGCTATTGGTATAGCCACTTCGCTATTGTTGCTGACGCATATTCGTTACGAGAAAAGTTTCGATCGTTTTTATTCGCAGGCAGATAACCTGTACCGGGTAAATTACTACGCTTCGAAAGATGGCAAGCCATTGACCAACAGTTCTCGTAGCCAAACAGCACTGAGTCCGGTTTTGCAAACCGAATCAGAATTTATAGCTGCCAGCTGCCGGGCCTTTTACGAAAGTTGCTACATGTACACCGACAATGTTCAATTATATGGTCAGAATGTACTTTGGGCCGACAGTGCTTTTTTTAATGTGTTTCAGAATAAGCTGATTCTGGGAGATGTTTCCACGGTTTTGGCTAATAAATACTCGGTGGCTATTTCCGAGAAAGTGGCTCGTTTGTATTTTGGCAACGATGATCCCATTGGTAAGATCATCCGGCTTAATGAAGGAATCCAATTTTCAGTGACCGCCGTTTTCGAAAATCTTCCTGAAAACTCGCATTTACAATACGATTTTATTGTGAGTTTTAACACGCTGGAAGACTATGGCATTAATCAACAGGGAAACTGGGGAGCCATTTTTGTTTCCACTTATCTACGTAAAATTCCATCCGCAACGGAACGCGATGTCGCAAAGGTCTTAGAAAATATAGCAGAGAAATATATTCCAAATAACGGTAAAGACGGTTTCGTTGCTGCTTACTCGCCAATGGCGGTTGAGGATATTTATTTGCAGTCGGATTTGGAAGGCGAATTTGTTCCGCAAGGTAACCTCACCAAATTACGACTACTGTTGATCGTTGCTGTTTTTATCATTGTAATTGCCTGGACAAACAGCGTCAATATTTCAACAGCTTTATCGTTCGAGCGGATGAAGGCCATGGGAATCAGGAAAATTAATGGAGCTGATAACCGGTCGCTCATCCAGTATCATTTAGCCGAATTATTGGTTGTTAACCTATCTGCAATTGTTGTAGCACTTATTTTGATGATAGTAACCATGCCTGTTTTTAAGTCGTTTGTAAACAACAGTGTAGCAGTTAATGTCTTTGTTAAGTCATGGTTTTGGGGCTTGTTAGGAATTCTTCTGGTTGGAGGAACTTTGTTTACCGGCGTTATTACCGCTTTGCTTCAAACTTCATTTAAGCCAATTCAACTGGTTAGTAACAGAACTGCCGGTTTTGGAAGTTTAGGATCGCTTCGCCAGAGTCTTACCGTTTTTCAGTTTATACTGGCCATAATTCTAATCGGCTCTACAACACTGGTCTTTAAACAGGTCAATTATCTTGAAAAAAGTGATCTGGGAATGAATCCGGAGCAGGTGTTGGTGATCCGTGCGCCGGCAACCAACAACACATCCGGAGAACGTCGTTACCACGAGTTTTGTGCTTTTCGCGATGAATTGCTACGCTCGCCTTATGTGCAGAAAGTAACCGCAACAATGAATGTTCCGGGGCAGTCGAATATGTACAACAATGTAATGATTAGCCGCAACGGGAAACAGGTAAACACAACTTTTAATCTGGCATTCTCTGACGATAATTATTTTGAAACCTATCAGGTTCCAATTGTTGCCGGACGCAATTTTTACAGTTCCATTGGTAACGAAGGAAGTTCGGTAATTATAAACGAAAAAGCGGCAGAACTGATTGGTTTTACATCTGCTGATCAGGCTATTGGAGAGAAGATAAATATCGGAGATCAGGAGCTGGAGATTGTGGGAGTGGCTAAAAATTTTCACCACGAATCGTTACAGAAGGAATTGAGCCCTTACATTTATCAGTTTCGTCACCCGCATGAATTTGGCTATTATCCGGCGCTGGTAAGTACTTCCAATATCCCGGAACTGATGCAAACTGTGGATCAGGTTTGGAATAAACATTATCCGGGAGCGCAGGCTGATTTTTTCTTTCTCGATGTATTTTTCAATCAACAATATGTATCGTACGAACAGCTCGGTAAACTGGCAGGATTAAGTTCTGTGCTGGCCATTATTATTGCCTGCCTTGGTCTTTTTGCTTTGGTTTCGCATATGGTAAATAGAAAGGTTAAAGAGGTTGGTATACGAAAAGTGAATGGTGCCAAAGTGCTTGATATTCTGTTAATGCTGAACCGGGACTTTATAAAATGGGTAATCATCGCTTTTGTAATTGCAACACCCATTGCGTATTTCGCCATGAATAAATGGCTCGAAAGTTTTGCTTATAAAACCAACCTGAGTTGGTGGATTTTTGCGTTGGCAGGATTGCTGGCTTTAGGAATTGCATTGCTGACGGTAAGCTGGCAAAGCTGGCGGGCGGCTACGCGGAATCCGGTTGAGGCACTTCGGTACGAGTGACGAAATCCCGATCGAATCGTCGGGGTGGAAGCTTTAGGATATGAATAAAAGCAAAATCAATAACTATGAAAAACCTATTAAAACTAGTTGTACGTGTTCTGTTAAGACAAAAACGATTTTTAATTTTTTCTGTCGTCAGCCTTTCCGTGTGCCTGGCATTGGTTATTCTTAGCTCGGCATACTATGCTTATGAAATTAGTTCCGATAAATATCAAAGTAATTACAATCATATTTACAGGCTGGTAAATACGCCCAAAAATCAGGTAAGACTTGACGAACAATATTATAACACCTTAAACACCAGTGTGTCGGGAGTAGACAAATCTTGCCGGGTGAACATTTATGGTTCGATGCTAACTGCGGAAGACATTGTACAAAAAATCGACAACCTTGTTGTTGCAGATTCAACTTTTTTTGACCTGTTTGATTATACCATTTTGTCGGGCTCGGAGCAGCATCTTTTAAATGCACCAAATAAAATAGTGTTGACAAAATCGCTTTCAGAGAAACTGTTCGGGAAGGAAGATCCGCTCGGGAAACCGGTTCACATTAATATGCGTACCACCGCCTATGTTTCGGGAGTGGTTGCAGATATAAAACAAAAATCACATTTTAAATCCGATGCAATCGTTTCACTTTATACTGAAAATTTGCCTTGGAGTGGCGGTAATTTCTGGAATCAGAACGGAAAGTTTAAAGTCAAGCTTTTCAGCTATTACTTGCTTTTAAATAAAAAGGCAGATCCTGCGAGTGTTGATGCTCAGATAAAATCGACCTACAATTTTCCGTGGTATAGTTTCACTCCGAACATTGAAATGCAGCCTATTTCCGATATCTTTTTTAATAACACGTATCGCGATGCCGGTGTTAGTCATATAAATAAACCTTTGCTTTGGCTGTTGTTATCGATTACTCTAATCGTTATAGTTGTAGCCGGAATAAACTATATCAATCTGAGTTTATCGAAACTGAACGTGGAGTCGAAAACCGTTAGTATTCTGAAGGTTAATGGAGCTCATCGGAATAATATGTTCAAACAATATGCCTTGTCAGGAGGACTGGTACTTTTGTTGTCTTTTGGTATTGCATTGATGTTATCCCTTAGTTTGTTGCCCTCTTTTAATCAATTAATCGGTTCCGAAATCAGACTCGAAATTCTATCCGATCTCTCGTATTTAATTCCGTTTGTAGGTGTTATTGTTCTTCTTTTTCTCCTCATCGGTTTGTATCCGGCCTGGTTGTTTTCAGGAATCAATCCAATAAGCCTCTTTCAGGGGAAAGTCGCCGGGAAAATACGACTCAGCTCCTTTTCCCGAATCCTGCTCATTTTTCAGTTTGCAGCGGCTGTGGCGTTAATTGCTTCTGTTCTGATGGTTTTTAAACAAATTGATTACATGAAGAATAGAAATCCCGGATTTGATACGGCTTATTTGATAAAACAGGACATTCATTATTCAGTGAAAAATGCGCAGACCATAAAAACCTACGCCAGCGAGTTATTGAAAAATCCGAATATCCTGAAATTGAGTTTATCGGATGGAGTGCCTTTGGGTATTCATTCATACAGTGATCAAGAGGTAAACGGACACGACGTGAAATACAACGACATTAGTTGCGATGCTTCTTTCTTTAGTGTTCTGGATATGAATCTGGTTGCAGGCAGGTCCTTTTTTGAGAAGGATAAAAATGTTTGTATTATAACAGAGAAACTAGCCAAAGAATGTGGTTTCGATGAGCCGCTTAATGAAAAAATCGGCAGCACACTTATTGTTGGAGTGATGGCTGATTTTAATAGCCAATCGATGCACGAGGAACTAAGCGGAGTAATGTTTCGGCCGGTTGGCGATTATATTACCAATGTAACGTTTCGGATAGACGGAGTCAATATACCTCAGACTTTATCCTCCATCGAAAAATCGTGGAAAGAGTTTTTCCCTGAATATCCTTTCAATTATCAGTTTTACGACGATTTGATAGCGCAGCAATACCAAAAAGAACAAAGGCTGGCAGTTTCCATAAGTATCATTTCGGGATTGGCTATGTTTTTATGCTGCCTTGGCCTTCTGGGACTTGTATTAAATATGGTGGAAAACCGTGTAAAAGAAATCGGCATCCGCAAAGTAAACGGAGCCAAAGTTTCCGAAATTATTAAAATGCTAAATAAAGACTTTATAAAATGGGTAATCATCGCTTTTGTGATTGCAACACCCATTGCGTACTACGCCATGAACAAATGGCTCGAAAACTTTGCCTACAAAACCACATTAAGCTGGTGGATATTTGCACTGGCAGGCATACTGGCTTTGGGAATTGCATTGCTGACCGTTAGCTGGCAAAGCTGGCGGGCGGCAACGCGGAATCCTGTTGAGGCTCTCCGATACGAATAAATCCCCTTCAGGGGATTTAGGGGTGAAAAAAACTAAATAATTACGACCATAAAACTAATATAACCGTGAAAAAAAACTACTTAACCACAGCACTTCGGTTTTTAAAACGAAACAAACTTTTTGCCGGAATTAACATTCTTGGACTTTCGCTTGCTCTGGCTGCTTCATTTGTTATTTTGTTGTATGTAATTAACGAGTTGAGCTACAACACCTGCTTTAAAAACCGGAAGCAGATTTACCGCGTGCTGAACTATAATGCTGATGTAAAAGTAATGGATGAAGGAGCGCCCTATGTTCTTACCAAGCATTTACAAGACGATTTCCCACAGGTAAAATATGTGGCGCCAATCCGGAATATGGCGCGAGTCAGTATAAAATTGAATGAGGATTATATTCCTGTTGATCGGGTTGTTGGAACCGATTCTGACATATTTAAAGTTTTCGGTATTGATGTTCGTGGTCAGCAGGCGAATATTCTCGATGAACCAAATTCCATTATCCTTTCAAAAGAACTGGCACAAAAACTTTTTCCGGATCAAGATCCCATCGGACAAAATTTAGTTGCCCAAATTGACGAAAAGGACGAAGTTTTAGAAGTAAAGGGAGTTTTTGATAATTTTCCTGTAAACTCAACTTTTCAGGCCGATTGTTTTATTAATGTAAAGTGGACACTGCAACAGATTAATAGTAGGATTAAAGAGAGAGATGTTGAAACAGACTGGCGTTCCATGTATTGGCAAACCTGGTTATTACTGGATAAAAACAATAGTGGGGGTTCGCTTGATGAACAGTTTCGCTCGTTGGAGAAAGAGGTTTTTAGCGATGACGAGAAATACGAATTCTCTCTTCAAAATTTATCTGATGTTTATTTTGGATCGCAGGATATTAACAGCGGATTGCCACAAGGTAACCTGAAAAATATTCGGATTTTTTCGGCCATTGCTTTGCTCGTAATCTTAATTGCAGCACTTAACTATATCATTCTTTCAACGGCGGTCTCAACCGGCAGGTCAAAGGAAATTGGGATTCGGAAAACCAATGGTGCCGGGGCGAAATCAATTCGCCGGCAATTGCTGAATGAATCATTGATTCTGTCGATTTTGGTTTTACCAGTCGCGCTGTTTCTCGCCTGGATGGGGAAACCTTATGCCGAAGACTTGTTTCAAACCAAACTATTAATCCTCCGGTCAAATATTGTCATTTATGTTTCTGTTTATGTGTCACTTACTTTGCTTATCGGACTAGTGTCGGGACTATATACCGCGTCGTATTTATCAAAGTTGAATGTAATCAGCATTTTAAATAACTCAGTGCGGACAGGAAAACGAAAGTCGCGTGTGCGTTCCGCCCTGATTGTTGCTCAATTGGTGATCTTTTGCATTTTTGTTTCAAGTACACTCATAATCTACTCTCAATACAAGTATGCGCTGGAGAAAGATCCGGGTTATTACAATGAGGATGTTTTATTTGTTGATATGGGGATGAATTCTCAGAGCTCAAAAGCGTTTATAAACAGCATTAAGGCTTATCCTGATGTGCTGGCAGCCGGAGGTGCAATAGATGCTTTACCAATGACCACTTTTTTCACTTATCCGATGGAACTTCCCGGTGATAAATCGCAAAAAGTACCAATTGAGCTTCTGGCAGTAGATTATAATTTTTTAGAAGCTATGGGAATTCAAGTGATTAAGGGAAGAAGTTTTGAACTTGGAGACGATGAAAACGCATATATACTCAATGAAAATGCGGTAAACGAATTGGGATTAACAGACCCGGTAGGGAAAAAAATTGATGTAGTTGATGGTACAATAGTTGGAGTTGTTCGTAATTTTAACTTGCATTCATTTCACAGCAAAATTCCACCATTAATAATGATCGCGTCCGACGATTTTGCTCAGCAGGTTGCCATTCACTACAAAACCGGAATGCTTGAAAGTGTGCTATCTTTAATCAAATCTGAATGGCAAAAAATCGTTCCCGATGAGCCAATGAATTACAAAACCATGGATGAATTTCTAAAAGAGGTTTATGCCGAGGAGAAGAACCTGAGTGTAATTGTTTCGGTGTCGGCATTTTTTGCGCTGCTGATTGCTTCGTTTGGGCTGTTTGGCCTTACACTTTTCATCATGAAATCGCAAACCAAAGAAATTGGAATTAAAAAGGTATGCGGAAGTTCCGGGCAAGGTATTGTGCTGTCTTTCTTAAGCCAAAATTTTATAATGGTAATAGTTGCAACGTTGATTTCAATTGCACCTACAATTTTTGTGATGAATAAGTGGTTAAACAATTTTGCCTTTAAAACCGACATATCCTGGTGGGTGTTTCTAATCACTTTTGTGTTTGCAGCAATAGTGGCGTTGTCAACCGTTTTGTTTCACTCATATCGTGCTTCACGTATTAATCCGGTGGAGGCTTTACGATATGAGTGACGATCCGTCTGTCGGTAAGCCGGAATTCCAATAAAGCATCAGGAATGAAGCACATGTAAACCTTTTTTACATCTTGTGTCAATTATTTTAACACATTGTGTTTTTTGAATTATGTCAAACATCAATTAGTCAGCTGTTTAGTGGTGTTGGCATTGCGGTTGTATAATAGTAATAGCAATATTGTTTTAGCATAGTTTTAACAGAAACCATTTGATTACATGAGTTCAATAATGTTTAAATTATCGTACAGAAAGCTGATGCGAAATAAAATTTATTCTGTAGCTAATGTTTTGGGATTAACAGTTGGTTTTGCATCGTTTATATTAATTGCGCTTTTTATTCAGTACGAATTTAACTGGGATAAACACAACGACAATTATAACCAAATATACCGTTTGCAACGTTACGTTACCAACGCTCTTTATGCACAAGCAGGAAACAATATTTCACCACATACCCGTGCAATTACAGCCGAACTTATTGAAGGTAAATATCCGGAATTTGAGAAACTCACCGTTACGCGAGAGCAACCCGTAACCTTTTTAGGAACCGATGATGAACACCTTGTAAACGAGAAGAGTGGCATTGCAGCCGATACTCATTTCTTCGATGTTTTTACCTACCAATTTATCGCCGGCGACAAAACAGCGGCCTTAAGTCGGCCCTATTCAATAGTATTATCGGAAACGCTGGCGCAAAAGTTATTTAACAAAAGCAATGTGCTGAACCAAACTGTAATGCTCGAAAAGAAAGTTCCTTTACTTGTTACGGGGATTTACAAAGATTTACCCTATAATAGTTCGGTGCGGCCACCATTTATACTGTCTTTTTCTACCTTGAAACCTTTGTATAATATTGAGCGTTCGTCGTTATGGGCTGGCAATTGTATGACATTTGCCAAACTCAGATCCGGCGCAGATCCGCAAGTAGCAGGAGATAAGATCAAAAATCTTTTTGCAGAATACGATGATATTAAATACATCGAAATGCAGCTTTGCCCGCTATCGAAAGTATACCTGAATTTTAACGACAGGAATGATTACCTGATTGTTCTCAAACTGTTTGGTTTAATTGGTGTCTTTATCCTGGTAATGTCTGGGTTTAACTACATTAATTTATCATTGGCCCAGGCTTCTATGCGTGGAAAAGAAGTTGCGTTGAAAAAAGTAATTGGTAGCAGGAAAAGAACATTGATTACACAGTTTCTGGGTGAAACAATTACGGTATCTGTTATTTCGTTGCTACTGGCCTTGTTATTGGCGTATCTGTTTTTACCTTTCTTTAATAGTGTCGTCGATAAACATTTGTCGTTAAGTCTATTATATAATATAAAGTTTGGGTTGTTACTTATTTTTGTAGCTGTATTAACCGGATTGCTATCGGGTATTTATCCTGCTGTTTTTATGGCATCGAATAAAATATCCACTTTATTCAAAGAGAATTTCCTTGGGAAAGAACGTCAATCGTTTAGTTTGAAAAAAGCATTAATAACATTGCAGTTTGCTATTTCGCTGTTCCTGATTGTACTTACGGTATCTTTTTCTATGCAAATAAAATATATCAGCGAAAAAGATATTGGCTTCGAAAAACAAGGCCTGCTTTATTCGCAAATCAATATCTCTGATGATAACGTTTCATTTAATCAGTTGCGCGACAGGCTTTTGAAACATCCTGATATAACTGATGTTTCACTATCAAAAAACTTCCCTTTTGTGCGGCAGGGAGGGGGAACCACGAACTGGGAAGGAGGGAATCGGGATG comes from uncultured Draconibacterium sp. and encodes:
- a CDS encoding ABC transporter permease; translation: MRQFYHLKMAFRNLIREIRNSVFLLLSLCVGLVTFILVSGYVFYEKGFDRVFPDNKQIYRVTTDIFSGNELSISIPQCERGLAATLKENYPQVVAAGYLTGTNNQQYKIGDEIFTNNHIYHASAGFLDVFSIALTQGNKSEVLTRSYTAVISESTAKKYFGNANPVGKILFKYPAFEYTIEGVFNDIPAQAHFSAEVLLSFHDDMHLPPPAKAQWGETGFYTYLKLDENTDVKQVETVINNIVAENKKIQFEKGAVSHLYHLQPLNDIHLHSEMKNELETNSRAQYVILIFIIGILILCASGFNYIQFAFSKLINTAKKTGIKKINGATRFEILWGSLSESLIIHFFAVSVSMLIGWMLIPVMQNQFGIFLKPVFTSKLFLASLVIILSLSILIGGIIPALMINRFNSLELLKLRYKPVSKGLSFRQVVVVAQFVIVIAILAGIAGVSKQVNFLMDKDKGFDVKNTMVIKVPQNLRKTSQRINNLQAFEEELLRNSSILGFSSSNVVPGDLSAYNFNFTETLTGKGGKAALIVADDSFIKNYNIPLIAGTNFRGQVTSAQNNYCIINRAGVQYLGFQNPVEAIGREIKMEDESGMQKFDVSVIGVTKNVDFSNAKESHKPIVLINWTENMIWGNYSVKIASADFASVIPFIKEKFSNTFPNYPFEYLIVEDYYNRQFDKEIQLVRTFRLFIVVAIFISVINLFSIAWLISLARVKEIGIRKVNGAKVSEILSMLNRDFIKWVFIAFVIATPIAYYAMQKWLENFAYRTNLSWWIFALAGVLALGIALLTVSWQSWRAATRNPVEALRYE
- a CDS encoding ABC transporter permease gives rise to the protein MIRFYLNQILRNFNKHRRFFAINIIGLAIGIATSLLLLTHIRYEKSFDRFYSQADNLYRVNYYASKDGKPLTNSSRSQTALSPVLQTESEFIAASCRAFYESCYMYTDNVQLYGQNVLWADSAFFNVFQNKLILGDVSTVLANKYSVAISEKVARLYFGNDDPIGKIIRLNEGIQFSVTAVFENLPENSHLQYDFIVSFNTLEDYGINQQGNWGAIFVSTYLRKIPSATERDVAKVLENIAEKYIPNNGKDGFVAAYSPMAVEDIYLQSDLEGEFVPQGNLTKLRLLLIVAVFIIVIAWTNSVNISTALSFERMKAMGIRKINGADNRSLIQYHLAELLVVNLSAIVVALILMIVTMPVFKSFVNNSVAVNVFVKSWFWGLLGILLVGGTLFTGVITALLQTSFKPIQLVSNRTAGFGSLGSLRQSLTVFQFILAIILIGSTTLVFKQVNYLEKSDLGMNPEQVLVIRAPATNNTSGERRYHEFCAFRDELLRSPYVQKVTATMNVPGQSNMYNNVMISRNGKQVNTTFNLAFSDDNYFETYQVPIVAGRNFYSSIGNEGSSVIINEKAAELIGFTSADQAIGEKINIGDQELEIVGVAKNFHHESLQKELSPYIYQFRHPHEFGYYPALVSTSNIPELMQTVDQVWNKHYPGAQADFFFLDVFFNQQYVSYEQLGKLAGLSSVLAIIIACLGLFALVSHMVNRKVKEVGIRKVNGAKVLDILLMLNRDFIKWVIIAFVIATPIAYFAMNKWLESFAYKTNLSWWIFALAGLLALGIALLTVSWQSWRAATRNPVEALRYE
- a CDS encoding FtsX-like permease family protein; this translates as MKNLLKLVVRVLLRQKRFLIFSVVSLSVCLALVILSSAYYAYEISSDKYQSNYNHIYRLVNTPKNQVRLDEQYYNTLNTSVSGVDKSCRVNIYGSMLTAEDIVQKIDNLVVADSTFFDLFDYTILSGSEQHLLNAPNKIVLTKSLSEKLFGKEDPLGKPVHINMRTTAYVSGVVADIKQKSHFKSDAIVSLYTENLPWSGGNFWNQNGKFKVKLFSYYLLLNKKADPASVDAQIKSTYNFPWYSFTPNIEMQPISDIFFNNTYRDAGVSHINKPLLWLLLSITLIVIVVAGINYINLSLSKLNVESKTVSILKVNGAHRNNMFKQYALSGGLVLLLSFGIALMLSLSLLPSFNQLIGSEIRLEILSDLSYLIPFVGVIVLLFLLIGLYPAWLFSGINPISLFQGKVAGKIRLSSFSRILLIFQFAAAVALIASVLMVFKQIDYMKNRNPGFDTAYLIKQDIHYSVKNAQTIKTYASELLKNPNILKLSLSDGVPLGIHSYSDQEVNGHDVKYNDISCDASFFSVLDMNLVAGRSFFEKDKNVCIITEKLAKECGFDEPLNEKIGSTLIVGVMADFNSQSMHEELSGVMFRPVGDYITNVTFRIDGVNIPQTLSSIEKSWKEFFPEYPFNYQFYDDLIAQQYQKEQRLAVSISIISGLAMFLCCLGLLGLVLNMVENRVKEIGIRKVNGAKVSEIIKMLNKDFIKWVIIAFVIATPIAYYAMNKWLENFAYKTTLSWWIFALAGILALGIALLTVSWQSWRAATRNPVEALRYE
- a CDS encoding ABC transporter permease produces the protein MKKNYLTTALRFLKRNKLFAGINILGLSLALAASFVILLYVINELSYNTCFKNRKQIYRVLNYNADVKVMDEGAPYVLTKHLQDDFPQVKYVAPIRNMARVSIKLNEDYIPVDRVVGTDSDIFKVFGIDVRGQQANILDEPNSIILSKELAQKLFPDQDPIGQNLVAQIDEKDEVLEVKGVFDNFPVNSTFQADCFINVKWTLQQINSRIKERDVETDWRSMYWQTWLLLDKNNSGGSLDEQFRSLEKEVFSDDEKYEFSLQNLSDVYFGSQDINSGLPQGNLKNIRIFSAIALLVILIAALNYIILSTAVSTGRSKEIGIRKTNGAGAKSIRRQLLNESLILSILVLPVALFLAWMGKPYAEDLFQTKLLILRSNIVIYVSVYVSLTLLIGLVSGLYTASYLSKLNVISILNNSVRTGKRKSRVRSALIVAQLVIFCIFVSSTLIIYSQYKYALEKDPGYYNEDVLFVDMGMNSQSSKAFINSIKAYPDVLAAGGAIDALPMTTFFTYPMELPGDKSQKVPIELLAVDYNFLEAMGIQVIKGRSFELGDDENAYILNENAVNELGLTDPVGKKIDVVDGTIVGVVRNFNLHSFHSKIPPLIMIASDDFAQQVAIHYKTGMLESVLSLIKSEWQKIVPDEPMNYKTMDEFLKEVYAEEKNLSVIVSVSAFFALLIASFGLFGLTLFIMKSQTKEIGIKKVCGSSGQGIVLSFLSQNFIMVIVATLISIAPTIFVMNKWLNNFAFKTDISWWVFLITFVFAAIVALSTVLFHSYRASRINPVEALRYE